The Ammospiza nelsoni isolate bAmmNel1 chromosome 20, bAmmNel1.pri, whole genome shotgun sequence genome contains the following window.
ATGGTGTGACACAGGCTGGGTTTGCCCTGatgtgtgcagagctgtgggagctgcagcaacCAGCACAGACACTGTACTGCACAGCAGCCCTCAGAGACAGAGATGATGTCTTggcaggaagggcagcagcagtggacatgagcagctcagctccttgTCCCCTCACAGCTCTCTGTCATTGTCCTCAATGTTTGTCTGTTTGCTGCTGACCCAGCCTTGCTGCTCCCAGTATATGAAGATGAGCAAGCGGAGGCCACTGGACTACCCTGCAGCACACCTCTGCATGTCCCCACCCCCAAAATAGCCCcaggggcagcctggggctCCTCTGCTCCTATTACATGACCCCAGTTTGGGATATCTCCTACCCAGGCAGGAAGGAAACCCATGAGCTGCATGGCAGTGCGTGGTCGAAGCTGGATCTCACCCACAAACAGAGCTGGGACTGAGTGGGAGGAGAAACCTCCTGAGAGGTTGATGTTAATGCCACCAGAAGGGTTTCAGCAGCAGactgagctggctgcaggctctCAGTGAggctggctgcctgctgccctcctggagctcccagTTGCACCAGTCTAGGCACCcaggccaggggctggggctgggctggagcagcaatgcggaagggaaggagctggagctccctGCCCGAGCCTGCTGGCACCCTCCCACACCAGTGACAGCTCGGCTTTCTAGCAGGGACATGTTGGCTGctgcagaagaggaagaaaggaatggCATTGGTGGAGAAATatggattgtttttttttttccttcttcagaaaATTAGAGGTTGCTGCTGGGAGCGCAAGGGAGAAGGGGAGGGATCACCATCACCACATTTATGTCCAGCTCAACAGCAGGAAAGGGCACAGAACAAGGAGAAATAGGGGGGGTTTAGCCCAGTTTTGTTTCTGAGAGGAACATGGAGGAGGGGTGCTATCTCTAAACACACAGGATAGCCTCCTTCTGTTGGGTTAAACCATGTGTGCCACTGAGCTCACCTCAGCAATGGAGCATCAAGAGACAGAGCAGGTGGGCATTAAACCCCCCAGACCTGACCCTGCTGTGAGGAGCACGCTGGCTCTTTGGTTGAAATCAAGACAGGACCAAAGAGAAGAAGGCATGAAAGCCCATTTGTTTTTAGGACAGAAGCAGCAGTTCAGGGGCACATTCCTACTGACTTTGGAGAGGGACCTAGCACTTCCCTGCACTGACACCACTGGTTGTTTGttgctctggggcagctcctgccatgggctgcCTCCCCTCAGCCTGCCCTGAACATCCCCACTGATCCATGGACCATATCCAGCCTGTATTCCCTGACCAAAGTGCTGGGCTTGTTTCTGGTTTGAAAACCTACAGCATGTTAAAAGATGCCAACCTGTCCTGACAGTGTTGTCCCAGTTCCCTCCTCAGTTTGTAAGCAgttcaataataaaataatgccCAAAGCAACAAATCAGCCCAGCTTAGCTGCCTGTCTCCCCCTGGACAGCCTTACCTTGGTCCTGAGTGGGGCCATGGGCACATCTTTGGTggagacacagagcagcacGATGCCCGTCAGCCCCGCCACGATCACCAGCCAGGGGGGCAGCAGCTCTCGCCAGGACATGAAGGGAGctgctctctcctctccccacagaGGAACCAAACCGGCTGCTTGTACAGCCTTTAAAAAGAGCAGAAAGGCGTGGCCGGGGCCAGGCTCTGAGTTCAGCCCAGCCCCAAGCCATAGGGACCGCAGGGAGCGTGGGCCTGGCTGTGATGTGTcaggctgctctgctttcccttccatccctgctgcccagaaaTAACAGGAGGGCTCCGTGCCCGGCCCGTGCAACGGCACCGCTGCAACCTCGAAACTGCCCCAGGCACCGGGGCTGAGGTAAACACAAATGTGGGCTTAGCTCAGCTGGGTAATGAGCAGAAAGCAGCCAAAACTCATCCCTTTGGTATTCCACGTCTGGCAGTGTGAGCTTCCACATTAGAAGTTGGGGAAACTGCTTGTCACTGGATTTACTTTGTTTCTGAGGGCTTGAGCCCCCCTTCCTGACAGCCTCCCTATGGAAAATAAGCAGGGCTCAGGCTTCATGAAACACACGCCTGCTTTCTCCTGACAGCGCCACAAAGTCTCATCCCTGAAATGGAAATTGTGAACAAAACTCTGTGGCTGCTCACACTGAGGCATTTGGCTGATTGCTCATGTCCACAGACTGGTCATGGATCTGAAAATCAAACCAGGAATAGAAAAAGGCCACTTCTCTGTTTTGGTGACATTTCCTCTTTTCATTCCTGTCTGCCCATGATCAGCCAGGAGGGAAGCCTCAGACACCCCCAGAAACCCTGAATTTTGCTGCAGAGGaacatggaatcacagaatctcctGGATTGGAAGTGACCCGCAAGGATCGAGtccaacccctggccctgcagaggaacatggaatcacagaatttctcgGAAGTGACCCACAAGGATCAAGTCCAACCCCTAGCCCTGCAGAGGaacatggaatcacagaatttctcgGGTTGGAAGTGACCCACAAGGACTGAGTCCGgcccctggctctgcacaggacactCCACAAGTCCCACCAtgtgggagctcctggagcaggtcctgtggggagctgctgaGTTGGTCAAGGCTCTGGAACATTTCTCtagtgaggaaaggctgagggagctgggcctgttcagcctggagaagagacagCCCAGAGGGGATCTCTCACCATATCGATGTGTATGAGTGTCTGaagggcagtgccagagcatGGACCAGCCTCTGCTGGACAAGAGGCAGCACTGACACCCAGGGAGTTCCACCCAAACATGGGGAACAATTTCTTTCCTGTGTGGGTGACCAAGCACTGAACAGACagcccagagagggtgtggagtctccctcactggagatattccagaacctctgtgtgaaaaacgccaatcacttgtttttaaaattttaaaagtttaatagtaataaaatggttataaaaatagtaatacaatcagaataataataatttggacaatttgaattaggacaatatgagacaatagaaacagaGTTACAgacgtccgggtaccttttactgggcagcacgagcccaaaaaaggacccacgttaacaaaggattaacccttaaaagcaatagcctgttgcatattcatacacttcatacatgatgcataaattccattcaaacacaggattctgtctggtcatcatcaacttcttccttcaaatcctaacagcgccttcgaggcgggaagaaattagtttcttctgataagagggcaataaattcttttcctctaaaagattcaggtgtcctgtggctgttaTCTTGCTggaagtcctttctttaaaaatgcatcCTACACAGCATCGTttatattttaacaatttttagaacctaaaactatatttaacacagtacttaagagaattaatacagcattactttataacacaacacatataatattaatttcaatatttgtgaaaagccaatcataaaatgcatgcatttttcacactctgGACACgaccctgtgctgtgtgctctgggatggccccGCTTGGAAAGGAAGGTGGGCCCGGATGACCCTCTGTGCTCTTTTCCAACCCGAACCAtgctgtcattctgtgattccatgtgCCTGACAGTGCTGTCCAAACGCTCCCTGAGCGCCGTCCGCCCTGCCCGGCGCTCAGCCGAGCCGCACCGAGCTCCTCGGGCCGCGGGCAGCCCGGGACAGCCAGGGCAGCGCCCGCGGAACCTTGGTGCGGCGGAACCTTGGTGCTGCGGCGCGGGGcccgcgcggggcggggccgggctggggcggaccgcgcggggccggggcgggagCTGAGGCGGGaccggggccgggagcggggccggggccgggaaCTGGAACTGAACCGGGATCGGGAGCGGGATCTGAGCCGGGAGCTGAgccgggagcggccccgcgGGCCCGGCCAGGCCGACATGTACgcggggctgcaggagctgggagtggCCAACGGCGAGGATCTCAAGGAGACCCTCACGAACTGCACGGAGCCGCTGAAGGCCATCGAGCAGTTCCAGGTGCGTTAGGGGCCGTCTGGGGCCGGGCTGAGCGGGGACAGGGAGCACGGCACGGTCCGCAGTGCTGGCCGGGCTTTTCCTGGCTTTGTTTGTTATCCCGAGTGCCGCTGTCAGTGCCTCTGGCCGTGTTGCAGACGGAGAACGGGGTGCTGCTGCCCTCGCTGCAGTATGCCCTGCCCTTCCTGGACCTGCACGGCACCCCCCGGCTCGAGTTCCACCAGTCCGTGTTCGATGAGCTGcgggagaagctgctggagagagtcTCGGCCATCGCTTTGGAGGGGAAGGTCGAGGAGAGGTTTGTCAGCAGTGACTTCTCTAAAGGTTCCTCAGGGACTGAGCTCCAGTGGCTTTGAGGTGGCCACTTTGTTCCTTTACTGCTGCATTGTACCTAGTGTGGTGTTTTTTCCATGATTTCAGATACAAGAAGCTGGAAGATCTCCTAGAGAAGAGCTTTTCCCTGGTCAAGATGCCCTCGATACAGCCCGTGGTCATGTGTGTCATGAAGCACTTGCCCAAGGTGGGAGCACTGCACTGCTTGGCCTGGTGTGATGTGGTGTGTCACTGGTGTGATATCCCTGGTGTGGTGTGTCACTGGTGTGTCACTGGTGTGATATCCCTGGTGTGGTGTGTCACTGGTGTGTCACTGGTGTGATATCCCTGGTGTCACATCTCTGGTGTGCCTCTGGCaggtgggctctgctccctctgcaccTTCTGCAAGTGTGTTGTTCACTGTCAGGGACTGACTGAGGATTCAGTACATTCTTGTGTCTGCTAATACCTCAGTGGACTAATTCAAAaagattttcacattttcataaTCAGACTAGActatttctctatttctttcaATCCATGCATCTTCCTAAAAAGCCAAGTTTGCTGATAGGTGAATTTTTCCACAGCTGTTTTACAAATCTCTGACAAGTGGAAGGCAAGACTTGAAGAGTGCAATTAAAAGTAGGCAGGAGGGAGAATCAGATCTCAGaatcagtgaaataaaaatctctAGGAGTGTCCTTTCTAGAAGCATCATGTTGCACTCAAGGTAATGGAATCAAAACACTGTTGGAACTTCAGTAATTTATTGATATTGGAAATATCACCTTAAATGTCAGCACTGGAGATTTAAAgtagatattttttcttccttgaaagAATTAATGGTTTGTGATTTGGTTGTTGAAGTCTCTtaaggctgctctgctgctacACCAGGTGGGTGTATGTCCAGACTGCCTGAGGTGGGGATCAGGGCATGGAGAgaattgtcctgctctgctctgtgctggggctgcttggGCACAAGATAAAAAACATCTAAAGCTGTTGGAAAATGTTAAAaggatggggaagggtctggaggggccgtgaggagcagctgagggctctggggttgctcagctggagcagagtgagggcagagctccccggggctgcagctcctcccaaggggcagctcccatctctgctctgggccagggacaggagccagggcacggctggggctgggccagggcagctcaggctgagctcagggcaaggctctgcccccagagggtgctggcactgcccaggctgcccagggaatgggcacggccccgaggctgccagagctccaggtgatccctgtgggtccctccagctcaggacattctgtgattccatgagaTCAGCCAGGGATGAGCTGAATTATCCATCATCCATGCTGCAGCTGGTTGTGGCACAGGCCAATTGTGCAGGCAACCACTCCCCAGGAACCTGAGCTGAAAATGTGGATATTTCCTCAAATCAGAAGCACTGTGCTCTCCTGGCTTTTTATTTCATGCTTCACTGTGCAGCCTTTCAGAATCAATCAGTTTGCAAACGCCagggggataaaaaggagcTCACATGGATTTCTCAAGTACAGAACAACCtcagtttccttttcctttggtttGTGGGAGACAGGGcctggactggatgatcctggtgggcccctccagctcaggacattctgtgattccatgatttgaATGGTTACAGTggcaggcaggtgaggagctgctCACTGTGTAACTGCTCTGGGCATTGCAGGTCCCTGAGAAGAAGCTGAAGCTGGTGATGGCTGATAAGGACCTGTACAAGGCCTGTGCTGTGGAGGTGAAGAGACAGATCTGGCAGGACAACCAGGCTCTCTTTGGGGATGAGGTGTCACCCCTGCTGAAGCAGTACATCCTGGAGAAGGAGAACATTCTCTTCAGCAATGATATTTCCTTCTTGCAAAATTTCTTCAGTCCGTCTCCCAAAACGAGACGCCAGGGAGAGGTAAGGACAAGGAAACCCTCACAGTGTGTGTGAGGGGAATTTATCAGCTTTCAGTCAACCATCACATAACCTGGGCTGCTTTCTTCTCCCCACCTTCACTGCTGAAGTTGTTTAGCTGAACAAACTCTTTGCAACAAACACCAGGCCATTTTCTCCTACACATCTTGATGAAAACAGCAGGAATTATTTTAGTTGTTGTGTAATAAAAGATTAATGTTCTAAGCTGATTATGCActtcaaaaaaagaaagggcagatttttttctctgtttgtcaGTCTGGTTTTAATTCACTTCAGCTGTTCTTAAGGCTGAACATGTCTTATCACATCAGTTTGAGTATGCTGATATGTTAAATTTGCTTTCTTGGGAACTTTTTTAGTGGACATAGCTTAACTGAagttgcttttttattttaaaagatgtaGAAAGTTGTAGTTAATTGGCATCCAGAAAAGTTGAATTAAATTAAGGCAGGATAAAGCTTTAATTTCAGAGAGGGCAGCACATTTATTACATGAGAGGTTGTTTCGacctgttttgttttcaaaatcatTTGGTGTAAGTGCCCTGGTGTAATTTACTCCAGGtttgcactgcagagcaggacactCAGCACCACACCTCCTCTTGGTCACTCCCTGAGGGGATGGGGGGAGAATCAGAAGgatagaaaaaagaaaccagtgGCTGAGACAAAACCAGGTTATGGGTGTTGAAGATTTGGTGAATGTCTCAAACAAATGCTCCTGGAAATCTTGGTGTAAACAGTTCCTCTTCAGGACCTCATGTCCCTGCTTGTGTTTCAATCTTGGTAAATCACATCAGATAATTAATtcacatttgtgtgtgtgtagaaTGAGAGCACCTCGTGGTGCTGAGCCCTCGTTTCCCCTGAGCTCAGGTGGTGCAGAAGCTGACCCAGATGATTGGCAAGAACGTGAAGCTCTATGACATGGTGCTGCAGTTCCTCAGGACGCTCTTCCTGCGCACCAGGAACGTCCACTACTGCAcgctcagggctgagctcctcATGTCCCTGCACGACCTGGAGATCAGTGAGATCTGCACTGTTGATCCCTGCCACAAGGTACCTGTCACATGGGGGTATTTGTGGAGAATTTACTGGAAAAAGCCCAAAGAAGATGAGTCCTTTCTGTAAAGAGAGTTCAGACCTTGAATCTAAACATCATCTTGCATTCCTTAGACCTTTGGGTGAAAACTTCATCTTGGTTAACCAGcactttgctttcatttcataATCCATGCATCATTCAAATTTAGGGTGCTTTGGAAGTGTTAACAGCAATGTCTAATCTGACATCTATTCTATGTGGATGCTGCAAAACTAAAAAACATCAGCTGGCCCCAGGTTCTTACTCCAGGCTTCCCTCCCAGTTGTGGATTTGCTCTATCTGTCAGTAAACTGTGTTTGTAACAGTAAATACATTGAATATTGAATGAAAACATGAACCATgaatgaaaacatgaaaaaacgATTCAAATATTGGGAAGTGACAGATGTGATAATGTCACAGCAGCATCTTGTTACTGGCCCCTTGTTCATGGTAGCATCACTCTGACCTGGAACAAGGCCTTTTCTCTGAAGTAGTTGTTAAGTTTTACATGTATTCTGCTTAAAAAATAGTTCAGTAATACAGCTCTAAAGCAGGAACACCTCCACTGTGAATAGTCCTTTATTTAGTGAGTGGGAGTGGTGTTGCAATGGCCAAAATAAACCACATTTTTGCTTCTAAGTGATGCTGCTTCTTTCTCAGTCTCCTCCTTGTGTAAATCcacaggtgtgcagggcagtggtggaTTTAATAAATGCCTGCTCTTTAATTGCCAGGGAAGTGAGAAAATGACCCCAGGTTAACTTCCCTGGGCATTCCCAACCTGCTTTTGGGCTGTTGGCCTTTCTGACTTCTGTGTTTGTCACCACTGTGGTACTGTGCCTAGGTGCACTAATGAAGCATCTCAACTGCAGATATTTTGAGGTCATTCTGAGCCTGTTTTCTCTGGCATCATGTGTTCTGTTGCTGTTTGATGAGTTCCTAAAGCTCCCTCCATTTTGCAGTTCACCTGGTGCCTCGACGCCTGCATTCGGGAGAAGTTCGTGGATAACAAGAGAGCTCGGGAATTGCAAGGATTCCTGGATGGGGTGAAGAAAGGACAAGAACAAGTGTTGGGGTAAGGCACTTGGGCTGTTCATTGGGAACCTGAAATTGGCTTCCTGGCACTCATAACATCTGACAGGTGTTAATTCTTCCCTGAAGCCAGCAaatctccagcagcccctctgtgcaCTTACAGAGTCACAGCCAAGCACATCGTGGTGGCAGAGCTTGCACTGCTTCACTTGCCACCCTTGAGTCTCCCCTGTGGCCTCATAACAAAATTCATTAGTCTTTCTTAAGGAGTCAGAATAACTTAATATGAATGACTTGTCTGGCTTTAAACCTAGAGAAAATGGGCTGGTGATGTTTGTCAGTTGAAGTATTTCATTAGCTTCAAATGAAAACCTTGCTGTGATCTGGTACACTTACATTTCTGGAAGGTTGCCCTCTTAGTATTTTATTTAGCTGGTACTTTCAGATTTGTCCATTTGTATTTAAAACTACTTAAGAATTCACTTTTACTTGTTGTTTTTCAAAAGCCTCTGAGACCTTTCTGTCCTCAGCACTCTAGAGATGGTTAAAACCTGCCAGCTCAAAGAGCTGGGACCACCAGAGCCCCAGTACCTGTGGGCTTTCTCCCAGCAGACCTTCAGCTGGCTGTGGGGGATTTTGTGCTTGATCTCAGTGCAGAAGACTTTCAGCAGTTGTTATTTCTGCTCTTTCATATTGAAACCACCATGAATGTTATTTTTTACAAGGCAGGACAAGGTTC
Protein-coding sequences here:
- the NELFB gene encoding negative elongation factor B, whose protein sequence is MYAGLQELGVANGEDLKETLTNCTEPLKAIEQFQTENGVLLPSLQYALPFLDLHGTPRLEFHQSVFDELREKLLERVSAIALEGKVEERYKKLEDLLEKSFSLVKMPSIQPVVMCVMKHLPKVPEKKLKLVMADKDLYKACAVEVKRQIWQDNQALFGDEVSPLLKQYILEKENILFSNDISFLQNFFSPSPKTRRQGEVVQKLTQMIGKNVKLYDMVLQFLRTLFLRTRNVHYCTLRAELLMSLHDLEISEICTVDPCHKFTWCLDACIREKFVDNKRARELQGFLDGVKKGQEQVLGDLSMILCDPFAINTLALSTIRHLQDLVGQDTLPRESPDLLLLLRMLSLGQGAWDMIDSQVFKEPKMEAELITRFLPLLMSFVVDDHTFTVDQKLPSEEKGPIPYPSAIPEAFTKFLQENRIACEIGLYYILHITKQRNKNAFLRLLPALVETFSDLAFSDIFLHLLTGNLTLLSDEFALEEFCTSLFDGFFLTACSRKENVHRHVLRLLLHLHHKVAPAKLESLQKALEPTKQSGEAVKELYNQLSEKLELRKPSPAEVTETPSMELPLPTVPTPASR